One Candidatus Glassbacteria bacterium genomic window carries:
- a CDS encoding RNA polymerase sigma factor: MPPGKDRKKLYEFLVKTCADGLYRYAYRLCGRHDTAQDLVQEAFSEAWKSLGSLRDESKARSWLYSILRYRNAHLQRDRKRSREIAHDPQDMDELVDEDSRREVLDRIADHDSVQKALEQLDGRFKEPFLMVFLEGLTCAEAAEQLGVPLGTVLSRIHRARAVMKDYLNRK; encoded by the coding sequence ATGCCCCCTGGAAAAGACAGAAAGAAGCTCTACGAGTTTCTGGTAAAGACATGCGCGGACGGCCTTTACCGCTACGCCTACCGCCTGTGCGGCAGACACGACACCGCACAGGACCTTGTCCAGGAGGCTTTCAGCGAGGCGTGGAAATCACTCGGCAGTCTGCGGGATGAAAGCAAGGCTCGATCCTGGCTTTACAGCATCCTGCGCTACCGGAACGCTCACCTCCAACGGGACCGCAAGCGCAGCCGGGAAATCGCGCACGACCCGCAGGACATGGACGAACTGGTCGACGAGGACAGCCGGCGCGAGGTGCTTGACCGGATCGCCGACCACGACAGCGTTCAGAAAGCGCTCGAGCAGCTCGACGGACGGTTCAAGGAGCCGTTCCTGATGGTGTTTCTGGAGGGATTGACCTGCGCCGAAGCGGCCGAGCAATTGGGAGTTCCGCTGGGAACGGTGCTCAGCCGGATTCACCGCGCGCGTGCGGTGATGAAAGATTATCTTAACAGGAAGTAA